One genomic region from Leptolyngbyaceae cyanobacterium JSC-12 encodes:
- a CDS encoding FHA domain-containing protein (IMG reference gene:2510098464~PFAM: FHA domain) — MPSQPQQNHLLIIEDDKGRREFLLDAPLYSIGRDPKCDIRLVSQFVSRHHATLVQSANDDGTFYYRIVDGNAKGRVSANGLLINGRKLQAHDLRNEDEVVFGPKVRAIYYLLRRDAVVTVPPDEFDITLISPNMIGDPEDD; from the coding sequence ATGCCATCACAACCGCAACAAAATCACCTGTTAATCATCGAAGATGACAAGGGTCGTCGTGAGTTCCTGCTCGATGCCCCACTCTATTCAATTGGACGAGATCCAAAGTGTGATATTCGACTGGTATCCCAATTCGTTTCACGCCATCATGCAACGCTAGTGCAATCAGCAAATGACGATGGCACATTTTACTACCGGATTGTGGATGGTAATGCCAAGGGTCGGGTAAGTGCCAACGGTCTTCTGATTAATGGACGGAAGCTCCAGGCTCACGATTTGCGGAACGAAGATGAGGTTGTATTCGGACCTAAAGTTCGAGCGATTTACTACTTGCTCAGAAGAGATGCTGTGGTCACAGTTCCACCCGATGAGTTTGATATTACGTTGATTAGCCCTAACATGATTGGTGATCCAGAAGATGATTAA
- a CDS encoding FHA domain-containing protein (IMG reference gene:2510098465~PFAM: FHA domain) — translation MPIAPHQSHLLIIQDDKGRHEISLEGPKYTIGRDPSCEIRLVSQFVSRRHATLVQLPNDDGTYSYRIVDGIPAGKPSSNGLLINGRKLRAHNLQHEDRVVFGPKVSATYLLLKRDEVSTAPLDEFDITLIGPNMIGEPEE, via the coding sequence ATGCCTATTGCACCTCATCAAAGCCATTTGCTGATTATTCAAGATGACAAAGGACGTCATGAGATTTCTCTTGAAGGTCCAAAATACACGATTGGTCGGGACCCAAGCTGTGAAATTCGGCTAGTGTCCCAGTTTGTCTCTCGCCGCCATGCGACGCTTGTACAGTTGCCAAATGATGATGGCACTTACTCTTACCGAATTGTCGATGGTATTCCCGCTGGAAAGCCAAGCTCTAACGGATTGCTGATCAATGGGCGAAAACTACGTGCTCACAATTTGCAGCATGAAGACCGGGTTGTTTTTGGTCCTAAGGTCAGTGCGACCTATCTTTTGTTGAAGCGAGACGAAGTCAGTACCGCTCCGCTAGATGAATTTGACATTACCTTAATTGGTCCCAACATGATCGGCGAGCCAGAGGAATAG
- a CDS encoding heavy metal translocating P-type ATPase (IMG reference gene:2510098466~PFAM: E1-E2 ATPase; Heavy-metal-associated domain; haloacid dehalogenase-like hydrolase~TIGRFAM: heavy metal translocating P-type ATPase; ATPase, P-type (transporting), HAD superfamily, subfamily IC~manually curated): MSQSVSNFSDVRDEFSTTSIKTQTVALDVTGMKCAGCVRAVEQELQRCAGVVSASVNLATEVATVQYRPDLVEPVELAKKLTTAGFPSQPRIPAGARSPKADGLLDIQTQRRLETRNQLWRLAIATLLLVLSAIGHLELLAGISVPGLSNIWFHCGLATVALMGPGRTMILDGWRGLQRNAPNMNSLVSLGTLTAYLTSLVALVFPQLGWECFFDEPVMLVGFILLGRTLEQQARNRAATAFQSLIALQPKTARLILSRSREAEVSFQAEEETLLTVESAEFASPAIEIPAEAVRVGEWLQVLPGDRIPVDGEVIVGQTTVDESMLTGEALPVLKQPGDFVAAGTLNQSGAIALRATRTGRDTTIAQIITLVEAAQTQKAPIQKLADSVAGYFTYGVMTIATLTFLFWYFIGTRIWSNVLSSTDMTMGSEHLMVHHFFTHYPTPPSPLLLSLKLAIAVLVVACPCALGLATPTAILVGSGIGAEHGLLIRGSEVLERVSQLDTLILDKTGTLTTGKPTITDVIPAQDSTLYSQDYLLQLAATVESGTRHPLAVAIQQSAQQRNLPLLSAQDFLTVPGMGVAATVSTAADQVAQRVMLGTEAWLNQNGVQLDLELLSRSGDLAKAGKTMIYIAVEGRMVGLVAVADGLRVDAVETVAALQAMNLEVKLLTGDRLDTAIAIAHQLNLKPENVLAEILPEGKAQVIAQLQAQGHHVAMVGDGINDAPALAQADVGIALHSGTDVATETADIILMRDRLSDVVESIRLSRATFSKIRQNLFWAFAYNILGIPLAAGVALPSYGILLSPAAAGAMMAFSSVSVVINSLLLYVTFDQSPPQLINTSLNRHEKHPNITP, translated from the coding sequence GTGTCACAGTCAGTTTCAAACTTTTCAGATGTTCGAGATGAATTTTCGACAACCAGCATCAAGACCCAAACCGTTGCCCTGGATGTCACTGGGATGAAGTGTGCTGGGTGTGTTCGGGCGGTTGAGCAGGAATTACAGCGATGTGCTGGTGTGGTGTCAGCAAGTGTAAATTTGGCAACCGAAGTCGCAACAGTACAATACCGACCGGATCTTGTAGAACCAGTTGAATTGGCAAAAAAGTTGACAACTGCTGGATTCCCCTCACAGCCCCGAATTCCAGCAGGTGCCAGATCCCCGAAAGCGGACGGGTTGCTAGATATTCAGACACAACGGCGGCTTGAAACTCGAAATCAATTGTGGCGACTGGCGATCGCAACCCTATTGCTGGTGTTATCTGCCATTGGGCACCTGGAACTCCTGGCTGGGATCTCCGTCCCTGGCTTGAGCAACATCTGGTTTCACTGTGGATTGGCGACCGTTGCACTGATGGGACCTGGGCGTACCATGATTTTAGATGGCTGGCGGGGTCTGCAGCGTAATGCCCCAAACATGAATAGCCTTGTCAGTTTGGGAACATTAACCGCTTACCTGACTAGCTTAGTGGCGTTAGTGTTTCCTCAGCTCGGTTGGGAGTGTTTCTTTGATGAGCCTGTGATGCTGGTTGGGTTTATTCTGCTGGGACGAACTCTGGAACAGCAAGCACGAAATCGCGCCGCGACGGCATTTCAATCGTTGATTGCGCTCCAGCCTAAAACTGCACGGTTGATTTTGTCCAGAAGTCGAGAGGCGGAAGTTAGCTTTCAGGCAGAAGAGGAGACACTTTTAACCGTAGAATCTGCGGAGTTTGCATCACCAGCGATTGAGATTCCAGCAGAAGCTGTCCGAGTTGGCGAATGGCTTCAGGTATTGCCGGGCGATCGTATTCCTGTGGATGGTGAAGTCATCGTAGGACAAACCACCGTAGACGAATCAATGTTGACAGGTGAAGCGCTGCCCGTTCTGAAGCAACCGGGAGATTTTGTAGCTGCAGGGACTCTCAACCAATCAGGGGCGATCGCTCTACGTGCCACCCGCACTGGCAGAGACACCACAATTGCTCAAATTATTACTCTGGTTGAAGCGGCTCAAACTCAGAAAGCTCCGATTCAGAAACTCGCTGATAGTGTAGCAGGCTACTTCACCTATGGAGTGATGACGATTGCAACGCTCACCTTCCTGTTCTGGTACTTCATAGGCACCCGAATCTGGAGCAATGTGCTAAGTAGCACTGATATGACAATGGGTAGTGAGCATTTAATGGTGCATCATTTTTTTACCCACTATCCTACTCCTCCCTCCCCCTTACTTCTCAGCTTGAAACTGGCGATCGCGGTTCTCGTAGTTGCTTGCCCCTGCGCTTTAGGATTGGCAACGCCCACAGCTATTTTGGTGGGATCGGGAATTGGGGCAGAGCATGGCTTGCTTATTCGAGGTAGTGAAGTTCTAGAGCGAGTTTCTCAACTAGATACGCTGATTCTGGACAAAACAGGCACCCTCACCACGGGTAAACCAACAATTACGGATGTTATTCCTGCCCAGGACTCAACGCTTTATTCCCAAGATTACCTACTCCAACTGGCAGCCACAGTTGAAAGTGGGACTCGTCACCCCTTGGCTGTCGCAATCCAACAATCTGCCCAACAGCGAAATTTACCCCTCTTATCTGCTCAAGATTTCTTGACGGTGCCCGGCATGGGGGTTGCTGCTACTGTCTCAACTGCGGCTGATCAGGTTGCCCAACGAGTAATGCTCGGTACTGAAGCATGGCTTAATCAAAATGGTGTTCAGCTTGATCTAGAACTGCTCAGTCGATCTGGAGACCTGGCAAAAGCAGGCAAAACTATGATTTATATCGCAGTTGAAGGGCGAATGGTAGGATTAGTGGCAGTTGCCGATGGGCTGCGAGTGGATGCAGTTGAGACTGTTGCAGCACTGCAAGCCATGAACCTAGAGGTAAAGTTATTAACGGGCGATCGCTTAGACACAGCAATCGCGATCGCCCATCAGTTAAACCTGAAACCCGAAAATGTTTTGGCAGAGATTTTACCAGAAGGTAAAGCACAGGTCATTGCTCAACTTCAAGCCCAAGGGCATCATGTGGCGATGGTCGGTGATGGGATTAATGATGCCCCTGCGCTGGCTCAAGCGGACGTAGGGATTGCGTTGCACTCTGGAACTGATGTGGCAACCGAAACTGCAGACATTATTTTGATGCGCGATCGCCTAAGCGATGTTGTGGAATCAATTCGCCTGAGTCGTGCCACCTTCTCTAAAATTCGACAAAACCTATTTTGGGCTTTTGCCTATAACATCTTAGGAATCCCTCTAGCAGCAGGTGTAGCTTTACCTAGCTATGGTATCCTTCTCAGCCCAGCTGCTGCTGGTGCCATGATGGCATTTAGCTCAGTCAGTGTAGTTATCAACTCTCTGCTGTTGTACGTAACCTTTGATCAATCCCCCCCTCAATTGATCAATACTTCCCTCAATCGGCATGAAAAACACCCAAATATTACCCCCTAA